From Streptomyces zhihengii, the proteins below share one genomic window:
- a CDS encoding thioesterase family protein, whose translation MTAAAPETEAFYERLTENRFAATEHTRGPWDAASQHAGPPAALLGRALEERPGARTDMRVARVTYEILRPVPIAPLEITTSVLRSGRSTEVVEAVLTPEGGAPVMHARALRVRTTEEPGPAVAEGPLLPAPSETSATPFFGVAWDIGYHTSMETRFAEGAWREQGPGTCWMRMRIPLIAGDAPRALDRVLVAADSGNGISNVLDFRSHVFINPDLTVHLHRHPLGEWVCVDARTSVDAAGIGLADARLHDEKGPIGRSAQSLFVAPR comes from the coding sequence ATGACGGCAGCGGCACCGGAGACCGAGGCGTTCTACGAGCGCCTCACGGAGAACCGCTTCGCCGCCACGGAGCACACCCGGGGCCCCTGGGACGCCGCGTCCCAGCACGCCGGCCCGCCCGCCGCCCTGCTCGGCCGCGCCCTGGAGGAACGCCCCGGCGCCCGCACCGACATGCGCGTCGCCCGCGTCACCTACGAGATCCTGCGCCCCGTCCCGATCGCACCGCTGGAGATCACCACCTCCGTGCTGCGCTCCGGCCGCAGCACCGAGGTCGTCGAAGCCGTGCTCACCCCCGAGGGCGGCGCGCCCGTGATGCACGCCCGGGCCCTGCGCGTCCGCACCACCGAGGAGCCCGGCCCCGCGGTCGCCGAGGGCCCGCTGCTCCCCGCCCCGTCCGAGACCTCCGCCACCCCGTTCTTCGGCGTCGCGTGGGACATCGGCTACCACACGTCGATGGAGACCCGGTTCGCCGAGGGCGCCTGGCGCGAACAGGGGCCGGGCACCTGCTGGATGCGGATGCGGATCCCGCTGATCGCCGGGGACGCCCCCCGGGCGCTCGACCGCGTCCTGGTCGCCGCCGACTCCGGCAACGGGATCAGCAACGTCCTCGACTTCCGCAGCCATGTCTTCATCAACCCGGACCTGACGGTCCATCTCCACCGCCACCCGCTGGGCGAGTGGGTGTGCGTCGACGCGCGGACCAGCGTGGACGCGGCGGGCATCGGCCTCGCCGACGCCCGTCTGCACGACGAGAAGGGGCCCATCGGCCGCAGCGCCCAGAGCCTGTTCGTCGCCCCGCGCTGA